The Pantoea vagans genome includes a window with the following:
- the murP gene encoding PTS N-acetylmuramic acid transporter subunit IIBC, with product MAAITEGLLQDILQAVGGAPNVVQCGHCMTRLRLTLADASRADHARLKTLPGVLGVIDSDAQLQIVLGPGKAQTAAEKMQLLLNSSEPAAPGDLSQIAAAQKQQMKAKQTSALHRFLSCFATIFTPLIPGFIGAGLLLGFATLIEQIFHLNQPGDHAQWLLDTVAYMKVFGKGLFTFLSILIGYNAQKAFGGSGVNGAIIASLFVLGYVPKATVGYYSGMSDFFGMAIDPRGNIIGVLLAAIFGAWIEKQLRKIIPDNLDMILTSLLTLLITGAVTFMVIMPIGGELFKGMSWLFIHLNNNPFGCAILAGLFLIAVMFGIHQGFIPVYFALMETQGFNSLFPILAMAGAGQVGASIALWCKADKHSLLRKQIKGAIVPGLLGVGEPLIYGVTLPRLKPFITACCGGALGGFFIGLVAWLGLPVGMNTVFGPSGLVTLPLMTSSQGIFAGMAVYLVGLIVAWVGGFAFTWWGGTKDVDLS from the coding sequence ATGGCCGCCATCACCGAAGGTTTATTGCAGGATATCTTGCAGGCAGTAGGTGGCGCACCGAATGTAGTGCAGTGTGGTCATTGCATGACGCGCCTGCGTCTGACGCTGGCGGATGCGTCGCGGGCGGATCACGCGCGGTTGAAAACGCTGCCCGGTGTGCTGGGTGTGATTGACAGTGATGCGCAACTGCAAATTGTGCTCGGCCCCGGAAAAGCACAAACGGCGGCGGAGAAAATGCAGCTGCTACTGAATAGCAGTGAGCCTGCTGCGCCAGGCGATCTGAGCCAGATTGCGGCGGCGCAGAAACAGCAAATGAAAGCGAAACAGACCAGCGCGCTGCACCGTTTTCTCTCCTGCTTTGCCACCATTTTTACCCCACTTATTCCCGGCTTTATTGGTGCCGGTTTGCTGCTGGGGTTTGCTACGCTGATTGAGCAGATTTTTCATCTCAATCAGCCGGGCGATCATGCGCAGTGGCTGCTGGATACCGTGGCCTACATGAAAGTGTTCGGCAAGGGACTGTTCACCTTCCTGAGCATTCTGATTGGCTACAACGCGCAGAAAGCATTTGGCGGCTCCGGCGTGAATGGCGCGATTATCGCCTCGCTGTTTGTACTGGGTTATGTGCCAAAAGCCACGGTAGGATATTACAGTGGCATGTCGGACTTCTTCGGCATGGCAATTGACCCACGTGGCAATATTATTGGCGTATTACTGGCTGCGATATTTGGAGCCTGGATAGAGAAACAGTTGCGCAAGATTATCCCGGATAATCTCGATATGATTTTGACATCATTACTCACGTTATTAATTACCGGCGCGGTGACCTTTATGGTGATTATGCCCATCGGCGGTGAGTTATTTAAGGGCATGTCGTGGCTGTTTATCCATCTAAATAACAATCCATTCGGTTGCGCCATTTTGGCCGGATTGTTTTTAATTGCGGTCATGTTCGGTATTCATCAAGGCTTTATTCCGGTCTATTTCGCACTGATGGAAACGCAGGGCTTCAACTCATTATTCCCCATTCTGGCGATGGCGGGAGCCGGGCAAGTGGGTGCATCCATCGCGCTGTGGTGTAAAGCTGATAAACACTCCTTACTGCGAAAACAGATCAAAGGCGCGATCGTCCCCGGCTTGTTAGGTGTCGGTGAGCCACTGATTTATGGCGTCACGCTGCCGCGTTTAAAGCCGTTTATTACCGCCTGCTGTGGCGGTGCGCTGGGCGGGTTCTTCATTGGATTGGTGGCATGGCTGGGTTTGCCAGTGGGGATGAATACCGTGTTTGGTCCATCAGGATTAGTGACGCTGCCTTTGATGACCTCATCGCAAGGTATCTTTGCCGGGATGGCGGTGTATCTGGTGGGGTTAATCGTCGCGTGGGTCGGCGGTTTTGCGTTTACCTGGTGGGGCGGCACCAAGGATGTGGATCTGAGTTAA
- the murQ gene encoding N-acetylmuramic acid 6-phosphate etherase, whose protein sequence is MQIDLSQMITEGRNPASQNIDELSTEAMLRVINDEDKKVALAVEAIVPQIAQVVDAITLAFSKGGRLIYCGAGTSGRLGILDASECPPTFGTPRSQVVGLIAGGHTAILQAVENAEDNHEQGAQDLKDIDFHAHDVLVGIAASGRTPYVLGALAYAKQQGAFSAALTCNPNSPMSQAADVALTPVVGPEVVTGSSRMKAGTAQKLVLNMLTTGAMIRSGKVYGNLMVDVEATNQKLVQRQINIVKQATDCDDAIAQQALSACQGHCKTAIVMVLAGLDASEAKALLNQNSGFIRRALREAGAE, encoded by the coding sequence ATGCAGATCGACCTCAGCCAGATGATCACCGAAGGCCGTAACCCCGCAAGCCAGAATATTGATGAACTCTCCACCGAAGCGATGCTACGCGTCATCAATGACGAAGATAAGAAAGTGGCGTTGGCGGTAGAAGCAATCGTCCCGCAGATTGCACAAGTGGTAGATGCCATCACCCTGGCCTTCAGTAAAGGTGGCCGCTTGATCTATTGCGGTGCCGGCACATCTGGCCGTTTGGGCATTCTTGATGCCAGCGAATGCCCGCCCACGTTCGGCACGCCGCGCTCGCAGGTGGTGGGGCTGATTGCGGGTGGTCACACTGCGATTTTGCAGGCGGTGGAAAATGCGGAAGATAACCACGAACAGGGTGCGCAGGATCTTAAGGATATCGATTTCCATGCCCATGATGTGTTAGTCGGTATTGCTGCCAGCGGGCGCACGCCGTACGTGCTGGGTGCATTGGCCTATGCGAAACAGCAGGGCGCATTCAGCGCTGCTTTGACTTGCAACCCAAATAGCCCGATGTCACAAGCCGCCGATGTGGCACTGACGCCGGTGGTCGGGCCGGAAGTGGTGACGGGTTCATCACGGATGAAAGCGGGCACGGCACAGAAGCTGGTGCTCAATATGCTGACCACCGGTGCGATGATCCGCAGCGGCAAGGTGTATGGCAACCTGATGGTGGATGTTGAAGCCACTAACCAGAAGCTGGTTCAGCGCCAGATCAATATCGTCAAGCAAGCCACTGACTGCGATGATGCCATCGCACAGCAGGCGCTGAGCGCATGTCAGGGGCACTGTAAAACCGCAATTGTCATGGTGCTGGCGGGGCTGGATGCCAGTGAGGCTAAGGCGCTGCTCAATCAGAACAGCGGCTTCATTCGTCGTGCGTTGCGTGAAGCAGGGGCCGAATAA
- a CDS encoding type II toxin-antitoxin system HicB family antitoxin has translation MRFPVYLHKTEDNSWSGFVTDVEGCFFAGRSIDDALNDAFSAIDVHVESLADAGKPIPKTVDIETHIQDEACQGGFWAFVDIDLSRYEGKAVKLNITLPQNLLSKIDSYVESHREYASRSGFLAELARRELAGHH, from the coding sequence ATGAGATTCCCCGTTTACCTGCATAAGACAGAAGACAACAGTTGGTCAGGTTTTGTGACGGATGTAGAGGGATGTTTTTTTGCCGGCAGAAGCATAGACGATGCATTAAATGATGCCTTTAGCGCTATCGACGTGCATGTAGAATCGTTAGCCGATGCGGGTAAGCCCATCCCTAAAACTGTAGACATTGAAACCCACATCCAGGATGAGGCCTGTCAAGGTGGATTCTGGGCATTTGTCGACATTGACTTAAGTCGCTACGAGGGCAAAGCGGTAAAGTTGAATATCACCCTGCCTCAAAATTTACTCAGTAAAATTGATAGTTATGTCGAATCGCATCGTGAATACGCATCACGTAGCGGATTTCTCGCTGAGTTAGCGCGCAGAGAACTCGCAGGTCACCATTAA
- the gltP gene encoding glutamate/aspartate:proton symporter GltP, protein MKGFKLTLAWQILIALILGIVVGTVLHNQPDDREWLITNILTPAGDIFIHLIKMIVVPIVISSLIVGIAGVGDAKKLGRIGVKTIIYFEVITTIAIVVGITLANVFQPGSGIDMSTLATVDISKYEATTEAVQGAPHGLVTTILSLIPQNIFASLVKGDMLPIIFFSVLFGMGLSALPSEHRDPLVTVFRSISETMFKVTHMIMRYAPVGVFALIAVTIANFGFASLYPLAKLVLLVYVAILFFAFVVLGGVARFCKLRITTLMRILKDELILAYSTSSSETVLPRIMQKMEAYGAPKAITSFVVPTGYSFNLDGSTLYQSIAAIFIAQLYGIDLSLTDEIILVLTLMVTSKGIAGVPGVSFVVLLATLGSVGIPLEGLAFIAGVDRIMDMARTALNVIGNALAVLVIARWENQFDTQQAEAYELQLRTQKAS, encoded by the coding sequence ATGAAAGGTTTTAAGCTCACCCTTGCCTGGCAAATTTTGATTGCCCTGATTCTCGGCATCGTAGTCGGAACCGTGCTGCATAATCAGCCAGACGATCGTGAATGGTTAATCACTAACATTCTTACTCCTGCAGGCGACATTTTCATTCATCTGATCAAGATGATTGTGGTGCCGATTGTGATTTCCTCCCTGATTGTCGGCATTGCTGGCGTCGGTGATGCGAAAAAGCTCGGACGTATTGGTGTCAAAACCATTATCTATTTTGAAGTGATCACCACCATTGCCATTGTGGTCGGCATCACGCTGGCCAACGTATTCCAACCCGGCAGCGGCATTGATATGTCAACGCTGGCAACGGTGGACATCTCTAAATACGAAGCCACAACCGAAGCGGTACAAGGTGCCCCTCACGGACTGGTGACAACCATCCTGTCGCTGATCCCGCAGAACATCTTTGCCTCATTGGTGAAGGGTGACATGCTGCCAATCATCTTCTTCTCGGTACTGTTTGGTATGGGCTTATCAGCGCTGCCATCTGAGCATCGCGATCCGCTGGTCACCGTGTTCCGTTCGATTTCTGAAACCATGTTTAAAGTGACGCACATGATCATGCGTTATGCGCCGGTGGGTGTATTTGCGCTGATCGCGGTGACCATTGCCAACTTTGGTTTTGCCTCGCTTTATCCGTTGGCCAAGCTGGTATTACTGGTTTACGTGGCGATTCTGTTCTTTGCCTTTGTGGTGCTGGGCGGCGTGGCGCGCTTCTGTAAGCTGCGAATTACCACGTTGATGCGCATTCTGAAAGATGAGCTGATTCTGGCTTACTCCACCTCCAGTTCTGAGACCGTGCTGCCACGCATCATGCAGAAAATGGAAGCCTACGGTGCGCCAAAAGCCATCACCAGTTTCGTGGTGCCAACCGGATATTCCTTCAACCTTGACGGTTCAACGCTGTATCAGAGCATCGCGGCGATCTTTATCGCACAGCTGTATGGTATCGACTTGTCACTGACCGATGAGATCATCTTGGTTCTGACGCTGATGGTGACCTCAAAAGGGATCGCTGGCGTGCCAGGCGTCTCATTTGTTGTGCTGTTGGCAACGCTGGGAAGCGTCGGTATTCCGCTGGAAGGTTTGGCGTTTATCGCCGGTGTTGACCGTATCATGGACATGGCGCGTACCGCACTGAACGTGATTGGTAATGCACTGGCAGTGCTGGTGATCGCGCGCTGGGAAAACCAGTTCGACACCCAGCAAGCCGAGGCTTACGAGCTGCAACTGCGCACGCAAAAAGCCAGTTAA
- the acs gene encoding acetate--CoA ligase, translating to MSQIHKHPVPAAVAANALINADQYAALYQQSVDDPDAFWGEQGKILDWIKPYSKVKNTSFAPGNISIRWYEDGALNLAANCLDRHLQTRGDHPAIIWEGDDASESKTITFRELHGDVCRFANVLLSLGVKKGDVVAIYMPMVPEAAVAMLACARIGAVHSVIFGGFSPEAVAGRVVDSNAKLVITADEGVRAGRSIPLKKNVDDALSNPSVTSVKNVVVFKRTGKDTGWREGRDLWWHDLVAKASDQHEPVAVEAEHPLFILYTSGSTGKPKGVLHTTGGYLVYAASTFKYVFDYHPDDVYWCTADVGWITGHSYLIYGPLACGATTLMFEGVPNWPKPSRMAEVVDKHKVTLLYTAPTAIRALMAEGDKAIEGTSRSSLRIMGSVGEPINPEAWEWYYKKIGDSRCPIVDTWWQTETGGFMITPLPGAIELKAGSATKPFFGVQPALVDNEGNPLEGATEGNLVINDSWPGQARTLFGDHERFEQTYFSTFKNRYFSGDGARRDEDGYYWITGRVDDVLNVSGHRLGTAEIESALVSHPKIAEAAVVGIPHSIKGQAIYAYITLNHGEEPSPELYTEVRNWVRKEIGPIATPDVLHWTDSLPKTRSGKIMRRILRKIAAGDTSNLGDTSTLADPGVVEKLLEEKQSITMP from the coding sequence ATGAGCCAAATACATAAGCATCCTGTACCCGCTGCCGTCGCAGCGAATGCCCTGATTAACGCCGATCAGTATGCGGCGCTGTATCAACAATCGGTTGACGATCCCGACGCCTTTTGGGGTGAACAAGGCAAAATCCTCGACTGGATTAAGCCCTACAGCAAGGTGAAAAACACCTCATTTGCCCCAGGCAATATTTCGATTCGCTGGTATGAAGACGGTGCGCTGAACCTCGCCGCCAACTGCCTTGATCGCCATTTACAGACGCGTGGCGATCACCCCGCCATTATCTGGGAAGGCGATGACGCCAGCGAAAGCAAAACCATTACGTTCCGCGAACTGCATGGCGATGTATGCCGCTTTGCCAATGTGCTGCTGAGCCTCGGCGTGAAGAAAGGCGACGTGGTCGCCATTTATATGCCGATGGTGCCGGAAGCGGCAGTAGCGATGCTGGCGTGTGCGCGCATTGGTGCCGTGCATTCGGTGATCTTCGGTGGCTTCTCACCCGAAGCGGTCGCCGGTCGCGTGGTCGATTCCAACGCCAAACTGGTGATCACTGCCGACGAAGGGGTGCGCGCAGGACGCAGCATTCCACTGAAGAAAAACGTCGACGATGCGCTGAGTAACCCAAGCGTCACCAGCGTGAAAAACGTGGTGGTGTTTAAACGCACCGGTAAAGACACCGGCTGGCGCGAAGGACGCGATCTGTGGTGGCATGATCTGGTGGCCAAGGCCAGCGATCAGCACGAACCGGTGGCGGTCGAAGCCGAGCATCCGCTGTTTATCCTTTATACCTCTGGTTCCACCGGTAAGCCAAAAGGGGTGCTACACACCACTGGCGGCTATCTGGTGTATGCGGCCAGCACCTTCAAATATGTGTTTGATTACCATCCAGATGATGTGTACTGGTGCACCGCCGATGTGGGCTGGATCACCGGTCACAGCTATTTGATTTACGGCCCGTTAGCGTGCGGTGCCACCACCCTGATGTTTGAAGGCGTGCCGAACTGGCCGAAGCCGAGCCGCATGGCGGAAGTGGTCGACAAACATAAAGTGACCCTGCTGTACACCGCGCCAACCGCCATTCGCGCCCTGATGGCCGAAGGCGATAAAGCGATTGAAGGTACCAGCCGCAGCAGCCTGCGCATCATGGGATCGGTGGGTGAGCCGATTAACCCGGAAGCCTGGGAGTGGTATTACAAAAAGATTGGCGACAGCCGTTGCCCGATCGTGGATACCTGGTGGCAGACTGAAACCGGTGGCTTCATGATTACTCCACTGCCGGGTGCGATTGAGCTGAAAGCCGGCTCCGCGACCAAGCCGTTCTTTGGCGTACAGCCCGCGCTGGTGGATAACGAAGGTAATCCGCTGGAAGGCGCCACAGAAGGCAACCTGGTGATCAACGACTCCTGGCCAGGTCAGGCGCGTACGCTGTTTGGCGATCACGAGCGCTTTGAACAAACCTACTTCTCCACCTTCAAAAATCGCTACTTCAGCGGTGACGGCGCACGCCGTGATGAAGATGGCTATTACTGGATTACGGGCCGCGTCGATGACGTGTTGAACGTCTCTGGCCACCGTCTGGGTACCGCTGAGATTGAATCGGCGCTGGTGTCACATCCGAAGATTGCAGAAGCTGCCGTGGTGGGTATTCCCCACAGCATTAAAGGCCAGGCAATCTATGCTTATATTACGCTGAACCACGGCGAAGAGCCGTCGCCAGAGCTGTATACCGAAGTGCGCAACTGGGTACGAAAAGAGATTGGCCCGATTGCCACGCCGGATGTCCTGCACTGGACTGACTCGCTGCCGAAAACCCGCTCCGGCAAGATTATGCGTCGTATTCTGCGCAAAATCGCCGCAGGCGATACCAGTAATCTCGGCGATACCTCAACGCTGGCCGATCCGGGCGTGGTTGAGAAATTGCTGGAGGAGAAACAATCCATCACCATGCCTTAA
- a CDS encoding DUF485 domain-containing protein: MNQALNQQEAVWQQIESNPRFQELVHKRQSFALLLSIIMLVLYVGFILLIAFAPGWLGTPLHEGTNVTRGIPIGVGLIVVSFVLTGIYVWRANGEFDRLTKQILSEVKS; the protein is encoded by the coding sequence ATGAACCAAGCCCTAAATCAACAGGAAGCAGTCTGGCAACAAATCGAGAGCAATCCGCGTTTTCAGGAACTGGTGCATAAACGCCAGTCCTTTGCGCTGCTGCTCAGTATCATCATGTTGGTGTTATACGTCGGCTTTATTTTGCTGATTGCCTTCGCCCCTGGCTGGCTGGGTACGCCGCTACACGAAGGGACCAATGTCACGCGCGGCATCCCGATTGGCGTCGGTTTAATCGTGGTGTCATTCGTATTGACGGGCATTTATGTCTGGCGTGCCAATGGCGAGTTCGACCGCCTGACGAAGCAGATCCTAAGCGAGGTGAAATCATGA
- the actP gene encoding cation/acetate symporter ActP, whose translation MKRLFSALLAIVPASVFAADAITGAVQKQATNYEAIIMFVVFVAATLGITYWASKRTRSRSDYYTAGGNITGFQNGLAMAGDFMSAASFLGISALVYTSGYDGLIYSLGFLVGWPMILFLIAERLRNLGRYTFADVASYRLQQKPIRTLSACGSLVVVALYLIAQMVGAGKLIQLLFGLDYHIAVVLVGILMVMYVLFGGMLATTWVQIIKAVLLLFGASFMAIMVMKATGFSFNTLFTEAMAVHPKGAAIMQPGGLVKDPISALSLGLGLMFGTAGLPHILMRFFTVADAREARKSVFWATGFMGYFYFLTFIIGFGAILLVGANPAFKDASGVLIGGTNMAAVHLANAVGGSLFLGFISAVAFATILAVVAGLTLAGASAVSHDLYASVIRKGQATERDELRVSKITVLVLGVVAIVLGIAFEKQNIAFMVGLAFSIAASCNFPIILLSMYWSKLTTRGAMVGGWLGLITAVVLMILGPTIWVQVLGHAKPVYPYEYPALFSMIAAFVGTWLFSITDHSEQGAQERARFRGQFIRSQTGVGISQGKAH comes from the coding sequence ATGAAGCGCCTGTTTTCTGCGTTATTAGCGATTGTACCCGCCAGCGTATTTGCCGCCGATGCCATAACCGGTGCGGTGCAAAAACAGGCGACCAACTATGAAGCCATCATCATGTTTGTGGTGTTTGTCGCAGCAACACTCGGCATCACCTACTGGGCCTCAAAACGCACTCGCTCACGCAGCGATTACTACACTGCGGGTGGCAACATCACCGGCTTCCAGAACGGCTTGGCGATGGCCGGTGACTTTATGTCTGCGGCATCCTTCCTCGGCATTTCCGCCTTGGTGTATACCTCTGGCTACGACGGGCTGATCTACTCACTCGGCTTCCTTGTGGGTTGGCCGATGATTCTGTTTTTAATCGCAGAACGTTTGCGTAACCTTGGGCGCTACACCTTTGCCGATGTGGCTTCGTATCGCTTACAGCAAAAACCGATTCGTACCCTCTCCGCCTGTGGCTCGCTAGTCGTTGTGGCGCTGTATCTGATTGCGCAGATGGTTGGCGCGGGCAAGCTCATCCAACTGTTATTTGGTCTGGATTACCACATCGCGGTGGTACTGGTCGGTATTTTGATGGTGATGTATGTGCTGTTTGGCGGCATGTTGGCCACCACATGGGTGCAGATCATCAAAGCGGTATTGCTGCTGTTTGGCGCCAGTTTTATGGCCATTATGGTGATGAAAGCCACCGGATTTAGCTTCAATACGCTGTTCACCGAAGCCATGGCTGTCCACCCGAAAGGCGCGGCGATTATGCAGCCCGGTGGTTTGGTGAAAGATCCGATTTCTGCACTGTCGCTTGGCCTGGGGTTGATGTTCGGCACCGCCGGTTTACCGCATATTTTGATGCGTTTCTTCACCGTAGCGGATGCGCGTGAAGCGCGTAAAAGCGTGTTCTGGGCCACCGGCTTTATGGGTTACTTCTACTTCCTGACCTTTATTATCGGCTTTGGCGCCATTCTGCTGGTGGGAGCGAATCCCGCCTTCAAAGATGCCAGCGGTGTACTGATTGGCGGCACCAATATGGCGGCGGTCCATCTGGCGAATGCGGTCGGCGGCAGTCTGTTCCTCGGCTTTATCTCGGCAGTGGCCTTCGCCACGATTCTGGCGGTGGTGGCGGGTCTGACGTTGGCGGGGGCTTCGGCGGTTTCGCACGATCTTTACGCCAGCGTGATCCGTAAAGGTCAGGCGACCGAACGAGACGAACTGCGGGTATCGAAGATTACCGTGCTGGTGCTTGGCGTGGTAGCGATTGTGCTGGGCATTGCGTTTGAGAAACAGAACATCGCCTTCATGGTCGGTCTGGCATTCTCGATTGCGGCCAGCTGTAACTTCCCGATCATTTTGCTGTCGATGTACTGGTCGAAGCTGACTACGCGCGGCGCAATGGTGGGGGGCTGGCTGGGGCTAATCACGGCGGTGGTACTGATGATCCTCGGACCGACCATTTGGGTACAGGTACTGGGTCACGCCAAGCCGGTTTATCCGTATGAGTATCCGGCGCTGTTCTCCATGATTGCGGCGTTTGTGGGCACCTGGCTGTTCTCGATTACCGATCACTCTGAACAGGGTGCGCAGGAACGTGCACGCTTCCGCGGACAGTTTATTCGTTCACAGACGGGAGTGGGAATTTCGCAGGGGAAAGCGCATTAA